In SAR202 cluster bacterium, one genomic interval encodes:
- a CDS encoding amidohydrolase family protein: MDDLFLFNATILKNRFDLSQTNIHIKNGIIHSVDFDNIDVINAQNTQIVDCEGKTLLTGFADAHLHLFSYSSSLNQLDVSYPKVKNINQILKVISNSIENSPEGTWILCDGFDEMDLDNQLSLDILDNIFKNNPIKINHRSGHACFMNSLAMKRLSISTSSEDYKRGLIDRDDNGNLTGWFFDMNEQISFLLREKNQAKRTEINISNTLEQLIHMGIFYIHDASINNDLEKWNICLEHSSSLQFSPSITLLPGIDHLDEFINRGLYFGYKEKDMMLGHTKIIVSSISGSIYPNLNQLSNQISESHKYGFPVAIHAVTQDEINNTLDALEIVYSNSNHPNKDRIEHFTEATPEIITKAKKLGVNLVVNPSFIYQNGFRYSQRIPKMLQPYTFNYRTLLDSGFNLAIGSDAPYGNLDPLINIQSMVNRKDQLGNIYNGNQAISITESMWLISQGVNQVSANDIISKKPSVGDKANIVILNQNLQNIDHTNVHKLAVDVVIKDGFRILS; encoded by the coding sequence ATGGACGATTTATTTTTATTTAATGCAACTATTTTAAAAAATAGATTTGATCTTTCACAAACAAATATTCATATTAAAAATGGAATAATACATTCTGTAGACTTCGATAATATTGACGTGATTAATGCACAAAATACACAGATTGTAGATTGTGAAGGTAAAACACTTCTTACTGGTTTTGCTGATGCTCATTTACATTTATTTTCGTATTCTTCAAGTTTAAATCAATTAGATGTTTCATATCCAAAAGTAAAAAACATTAATCAAATTCTAAAGGTCATTTCAAATAGTATAGAAAATTCTCCTGAAGGTACTTGGATATTATGTGATGGTTTTGATGAGATGGATTTAGATAACCAATTATCATTAGATATCTTAGATAATATTTTCAAAAATAATCCAATAAAAATTAATCACAGATCTGGGCATGCGTGTTTTATGAATAGTTTGGCAATGAAAAGATTAAGTATTAGTACTTCTTCAGAAGATTATAAAAGGGGATTAATTGACCGCGACGATAATGGGAATCTTACAGGATGGTTTTTTGATATGAATGAACAAATTTCATTTTTGTTGAGAGAGAAGAATCAAGCAAAACGGACAGAAATTAATATTTCAAATACCTTAGAACAACTTATCCATATGGGAATATTTTATATTCATGATGCTTCTATAAATAATGATCTAGAAAAATGGAATATTTGTCTCGAACATAGTAGCAGTCTGCAATTTTCTCCTTCTATTACTTTATTACCTGGTATCGATCATTTAGATGAATTTATTAATAGAGGTTTATATTTTGGTTATAAGGAAAAAGATATGATGTTAGGACATACAAAGATAATTGTTAGTTCCATTTCTGGGAGTATATATCCAAACTTAAATCAACTTTCAAATCAAATTAGCGAATCACACAAATATGGATTTCCTGTAGCTATTCATGCAGTTACCCAAGACGAAATTAACAATACATTGGATGCTTTAGAAATAGTTTATTCAAATAGCAATCACCCAAATAAAGATAGAATAGAACATTTTACTGAAGCAACTCCAGAGATTATCACAAAAGCAAAAAAACTGGGTGTTAACTTAGTAGTTAATCCTTCATTTATTTATCAAAACGGGTTTAGGTATTCTCAAAGAATACCTAAAATGCTTCAACCTTATACTTTCAACTATCGAACCTTATTAGATAGTGGATTTAATTTAGCTATAGGTTCTGATGCTCCCTATGGAAATTTGGATCCTCTGATAAATATCCAATCTATGGTTAATAGAAAAGATCAATTAGGTAACATATACAACGGTAATCAGGCGATTAGCATTACGGAATCGATGTGGTTGATCAGTCAAGGAGTAAATCAAGTTAGTGCTAACGATATCATATCCAAAAAACCTTCTGTAGGAGATAAAGCAAATATTGTTATATTAAACCAGAATTTACAAAATATTGATCACACAAATGTTCATAAATTAGCAGTCGATGTAGTTATTAAAGATGGCTTTAGAATACTTAGTTAG
- a CDS encoding twin-arginine translocase TatA/TatE family subunit: protein MNIIGIGFTELIFILLIALVFLGPGKMVEIAQKIGGMLRQFQNTANELPKMLALEDLEESDKNEKSKNNPE, encoded by the coding sequence ATGAATATTATAGGAATTGGATTTACTGAGTTAATCTTCATACTTTTAATTGCACTCGTTTTTTTAGGACCTGGCAAAATGGTTGAAATTGCACAAAAAATTGGTGGCATGCTTAGACAGTTTCAAAATACTGCAAATGAATTGCCTAAAATGCTTGCATTAGAAGATCTTGAAGAATCAGATAAGAATGAAAAATCAAAAAATAACCCAGAATAA
- a CDS encoding N-acyl homoserine lactonase family protein, which yields MYTIKVLTHGMNVGSNQARLGLSSVILLQGEQNILVDVGHFGRRILLVESLEKEGLKPEDISSIILTHSHWDHCQNVDLFPNAKLYVHQKEIEYANNPRNNDWATPKYFNKTIENHNVSIITQETEIEPGIQIIETPGHTRGHISVVVSTNDGNTVIAGDSLTDAFSLQRGTPGLIFWSKKEASESVEKIRKIASVVYPGHDRPFAIKPNGEIEYKEGPTSVTFTGGFENSESGFSATLNLEKTRVPWVHEEA from the coding sequence ATGTATACAATAAAAGTATTGACTCATGGAATGAATGTTGGATCTAATCAAGCACGATTAGGGCTATCCTCAGTGATACTACTTCAAGGAGAACAAAATATATTGGTAGATGTAGGTCACTTTGGTAGAAGAATATTACTTGTCGAGTCATTAGAAAAAGAAGGATTAAAACCAGAAGATATTTCCAGTATAATACTAACTCATTCTCACTGGGATCATTGCCAGAATGTTGATTTATTTCCTAACGCAAAACTTTATGTCCATCAAAAAGAAATTGAATATGCCAATAACCCAAGAAATAATGATTGGGCAACACCAAAGTATTTTAATAAAACAATTGAAAATCATAATGTATCAATTATTACACAAGAAACTGAAATAGAGCCAGGAATACAAATAATTGAAACACCTGGTCATACCCGTGGCCATATTAGTGTAGTTGTATCTACAAATGATGGAAATACTGTTATAGCTGGAGATTCATTAACTGATGCCTTTTCGTTACAAAGAGGCACTCCTGGGTTAATATTTTGGAGTAAAAAAGAAGCGAGTGAAAGCGTTGAAAAAATACGAAAAATTGCATCTGTAGTATATCCTGGACATGACAGACCTTTCGCTATAAAACCAAATGGTGAAATAGAATATAAAGAAGGACCAACATCAGTTACTTTTACTGGTGGATTTGAAAATTCAGAAAGTGGTTTTAGTGCCACATTAAATCTTGAAAAAACTCGTGTACCGTGGGTACATGAAGAGGCATAA
- the lipA gene encoding lipoyl synthase codes for MERRNNNNRIAGKTTRVELKTRPRLPEWFKVKAPGGENYIHLQNLLKENDLHTVCQEARCPNIGDCWERKTATFMILGDICTRACRYCAVKTGRPTALDVMEPFKLAKSVDTLGLNYCVITSVNRDDLPDGGASVFVECVTEIRKLRPNCKVELLIPDFSFDALEKIIEIKPEVLNHNIETVRDVFKTVRPKGDYDYSIELLKRVKEIDPNMITKSGMMVGLGENLSQIKSTMQDLVDVGCDILTVGQYLRPGEMYAPLKKFYTPEEFIEIKEIGQSLGLGHVESGPLVRSSYHADEQHTKLSEPISIKS; via the coding sequence ATGGAACGTCGAAATAATAATAATCGAATAGCAGGCAAGACAACAAGGGTTGAACTTAAAACTCGCCCCCGTTTACCAGAATGGTTTAAAGTTAAAGCTCCTGGTGGCGAAAATTATATACATTTACAGAATTTACTTAAAGAAAACGACTTGCATACTGTTTGTCAGGAAGCTAGATGCCCCAATATTGGTGATTGTTGGGAAAGAAAAACTGCAACTTTTATGATCTTAGGAGATATTTGTACTAGAGCCTGTAGATATTGTGCAGTAAAAACTGGAAGACCTACAGCATTAGATGTCATGGAGCCATTCAAACTTGCAAAATCTGTAGATACCCTAGGTTTGAATTATTGTGTTATTACCTCTGTTAACAGAGATGATTTACCAGATGGTGGTGCATCTGTTTTTGTTGAATGTGTAACAGAAATAAGAAAATTGCGTCCTAATTGTAAAGTTGAATTATTAATCCCTGACTTTTCATTTGATGCTTTAGAAAAAATAATTGAGATAAAACCAGAAGTTTTAAATCATAATATCGAAACTGTTAGAGACGTATTCAAAACAGTTCGTCCGAAGGGTGATTATGACTACTCAATTGAATTATTGAAGAGGGTAAAAGAAATTGATCCAAACATGATAACAAAATCTGGTATGATGGTTGGCTTGGGCGAAAATCTTTCTCAAATTAAGTCAACTATGCAAGATCTTGTTGATGTTGGTTGCGATATATTAACAGTCGGTCAGTATTTACGACCTGGGGAAATGTATGCTCCACTAAAAAAATTCTATACCCCAGAAGAATTTATAGAAATAAAAGAGATTGGGCAAAGTTTAGGTTTAGGCCATGTAGAGTCAGGACCATTGGTTAGAAGTTCGTATCATGCGGATGAACAACATACAAAACTATCTGAGCCTATATCTATAAAAAGCTAA
- the tatC gene encoding twin-arginine translocase subunit TatC — protein sequence MENNQEEIALKSHLTELRNRFIVSAISIFGATIVMFFFHRDILTILSEPIRTLERVNQDGTTLQSIELVYTNATEMLGISMKISFTAGLIVAMPVIIYNAVMFISPGLTRQEKKYLFISLPLITITFIAGILFGYYVLLPPAIHFLLTFNSDIASPMIRIGQYINLMVNLLFWLGFIFQTPFIMCLLTKINVANSRIFARGRKYAIVLAFILAAAITPTFDPINQILVAIPIIVLYELGIFLSWVISPRSNEIKTV from the coding sequence ATGGAAAATAATCAGGAAGAAATTGCCTTAAAAAGCCACTTAACTGAATTGCGAAATCGTTTCATAGTTTCAGCAATTTCCATATTTGGTGCTACAATTGTGATGTTTTTTTTCCATCGTGACATTCTGACCATATTATCTGAACCAATTCGTACATTAGAAAGAGTCAATCAAGATGGAACTACCCTACAAAGCATAGAATTGGTATATACCAATGCAACAGAAATGTTAGGAATTTCTATGAAAATATCTTTTACTGCAGGATTAATAGTTGCCATGCCTGTAATTATTTATAATGCAGTAATGTTTATTTCTCCAGGTTTGACTCGGCAAGAGAAAAAATATTTATTTATTTCCCTACCTCTTATAACAATAACTTTTATTGCAGGAATATTATTCGGATATTATGTACTACTACCTCCAGCAATACACTTTTTACTAACTTTTAATTCAGATATAGCAAGCCCGATGATCCGTATAGGCCAATACATTAATTTAATGGTCAACTTGCTTTTCTGGTTAGGATTTATCTTTCAAACACCTTTTATAATGTGTCTACTAACAAAAATAAATGTTGCTAATTCTCGTATTTTTGCAAGAGGAAGAAAATATGCTATTGTTCTTGCTTTTATTCTTGCTGCAGCTATAACACCTACATTTGACCCTATCAATCAAATCCTTGTTGCTATACCTATTATAGTTCTATATGAGTTAGGGATTTTTCTGTCATGGGTTATATCCCCGAGATCTAACGAAATTAAAACTGTTTAA
- a CDS encoding VOC family protein — protein sequence MKVKIISIPVLDQDKALIFYTEKLGFILKNDVPIGDGNRWLTLVSPEWEDGPELLLEPAPKTFEPSKVYQDALMEAGIPYTQLDVNSVDTEYKRLTKLGVVFSIKPTEMGPVKIAIFNDTCGNHIQIIESLN from the coding sequence ATGAAAGTAAAAATTATTAGTATTCCAGTTTTAGATCAGGATAAAGCTTTAATCTTTTATACTGAAAAGCTGGGATTTATACTAAAAAACGATGTCCCAATTGGTGATGGAAACAGATGGTTAACACTAGTTTCACCTGAGTGGGAAGATGGTCCTGAACTATTATTAGAACCTGCACCAAAAACTTTCGAACCTTCTAAAGTCTACCAAGATGCACTAATGGAAGCTGGAATTCCATATACTCAATTAGATGTAAATAGTGTTGATACTGAATATAAAAGGCTCACAAAATTAGGTGTTGTTTTTAGCATAAAACCAACTGAAATGGGACCTGTTAAAATTGCCATTTTCAATGACACCTGTGGGAATCACATTCAAATTATTGAAAGCTTGAACTAA
- the maf gene encoding septum formation protein Maf: MRKKYKIQRIQDDEEKLQLTITSTSKYGEGVFLENDLPLFIEGAIEGEEVIVQKTTRAQNYETGKVIDVIKPSPKRVKPFCKYYGSCTGCQLQHIQYEEQLVMKKTRVKEALNKISKLSNVEIKNTLPAPEITHYRNHARFTVRYGGKLGFVNKNTREFIQIDECKIMNKGINEKINQLQDKCEETSQLSIRHSNITSSFLIQPTLKSNQITVETGQSHYLETVDQIPFKVASPSFFQVNTAQIPTMGKIIKNHLDLKGNEIIIDAYAGVGTFAGLLSPYVKKIFAIEESPSAIQDGKDSLIKQTNIEFLQGKTELVLDNITENIDAIIVDPPRKGCDVQSIKSILTMEPKNIIYISCDPDTLARDLQLLLNGMYKIDLIQPLDMFPHTHHVETIVILTKQIYSDIILASSSPRRKKILELANIKFNIKEPIKPEYSSLTNPEKYVEDISMSKAKEIAAAHNSGIIIGSDTIVYSDNEILEKPKTIEHMRSMLKSLSANNHKVTTGISIIDLDNNTKISKSLSTTVTMKTITNELLEKYIESGRGFDKAGAYSIQDTEYNFVETIHGCYLNVVGLPLCLLDELFVQLGYSLYLSNRDNTHELCNSSKYQRIGNI, encoded by the coding sequence ATGCGTAAAAAATATAAAATTCAACGAATACAAGATGATGAAGAAAAACTACAATTAACAATTACTTCAACTAGTAAGTATGGAGAAGGAGTATTTCTTGAAAATGATTTACCTTTATTTATTGAAGGTGCTATTGAAGGTGAAGAAGTAATCGTACAAAAAACGACCAGAGCCCAAAATTATGAAACTGGTAAGGTTATAGATGTAATAAAGCCCTCACCTAAAAGAGTGAAACCTTTTTGTAAATATTATGGGTCTTGTACAGGATGCCAATTACAGCATATACAATATGAAGAACAACTTGTTATGAAAAAAACAAGGGTCAAAGAAGCATTAAACAAAATCAGTAAATTATCCAATGTAGAGATCAAAAACACCCTACCTGCTCCTGAAATTACTCATTATAGAAATCATGCACGTTTTACTGTCAGATATGGAGGTAAATTAGGATTTGTTAATAAAAACACTCGTGAATTCATTCAAATTGATGAATGTAAGATAATGAACAAAGGAATAAATGAAAAAATCAATCAATTACAGGATAAATGTGAAGAAACTTCACAACTGTCTATAAGGCACTCTAATATAACTAGCTCTTTTCTTATACAACCTACCTTAAAATCCAATCAGATCACTGTAGAAACAGGACAATCACACTATCTTGAAACAGTCGATCAAATACCTTTTAAAGTTGCATCACCTTCTTTTTTCCAAGTTAATACTGCACAGATTCCAACTATGGGAAAAATAATAAAAAACCATTTAGACCTTAAAGGTAATGAAATAATCATTGACGCATACGCTGGTGTTGGTACTTTTGCCGGATTATTGAGCCCGTATGTTAAAAAAATATTTGCAATTGAAGAATCTCCTTCAGCGATTCAAGACGGGAAAGACAGCTTGATTAAACAGACAAATATAGAGTTCCTACAAGGTAAAACTGAATTAGTTTTAGATAATATTACTGAAAATATTGATGCTATAATCGTTGATCCTCCCAGAAAAGGTTGTGATGTCCAGTCTATAAAATCTATATTAACAATGGAACCTAAGAATATAATTTATATTTCATGTGACCCAGACACATTAGCTAGGGATCTACAATTACTCTTAAATGGAATGTATAAAATTGATCTTATTCAACCATTAGATATGTTTCCTCATACTCATCATGTAGAAACTATAGTGATTCTCACAAAGCAAATATATTCAGATATAATTTTGGCCTCATCTTCACCAAGAAGAAAAAAAATACTCGAACTTGCGAACATCAAGTTTAACATCAAAGAACCAATAAAGCCTGAATATTCATCGCTAACTAATCCAGAAAAATATGTCGAAGATATATCCATGTCTAAAGCAAAAGAAATAGCAGCAGCTCATAATTCTGGGATAATTATTGGATCAGATACTATTGTTTATTCAGATAATGAAATTCTCGAAAAGCCAAAAACAATTGAACATATGAGATCCATGTTAAAATCCTTATCTGCAAATAATCATAAAGTTACCACAGGGATAAGCATTATTGATTTGGACAACAACACCAAAATATCAAAATCATTATCAACTACTGTTACTATGAAAACAATTACAAATGAATTACTTGAAAAATATATAGAGTCTGGTCGGGGTTTTGATAAAGCAGGTGCATATTCTATACAAGATACAGAATATAATTTTGTCGAAACTATACACGGCTGTTATTTAAATGTAGTTGGACTACCACTATGCCTATTAGATGAATTATTTGTACAATTAGGATATAGTCTATATTTATCAAATAGAGATAATACACATGAGTTATGCAACTCAAGTAAATACCAAAGGATTGGAAATATATGA
- a CDS encoding SDR family oxidoreductase, with product MLEDIKGKVAWITGAGSGIGESAAIKLVEAGCKVALSGRRISVLEEVASKINSNNVSIHQLDVSDNESVVQTANEIIKQYGQIDIGVFSAGINVTKRNWPNVSIEDWNSVINIDLNGAFYCCQSILPTMRKQGSGLIINISSMAGKRAGALTGPAYVSAKHALNAMTESLIIEERNNGIRATAICPGEVATPILDKRPIPVSDEDRARILQSDDLGELILYVAKQPPHVTLNEILINPTYNRFEN from the coding sequence GTGTTAGAAGATATCAAAGGCAAAGTTGCATGGATTACTGGTGCAGGAAGTGGAATTGGAGAATCTGCAGCAATAAAATTAGTCGAAGCTGGTTGTAAAGTTGCTCTTTCAGGCAGACGTATTTCTGTACTTGAAGAAGTAGCTTCAAAGATTAACTCAAATAACGTATCAATTCATCAATTAGATGTATCTGATAATGAATCAGTTGTGCAGACTGCAAATGAAATAATTAAACAATACGGTCAAATTGATATTGGAGTATTTAGTGCCGGTATCAATGTTACAAAAAGGAATTGGCCTAATGTATCGATTGAAGATTGGAATAGTGTTATAAATATTGACCTAAATGGTGCATTTTATTGTTGCCAATCAATTTTACCAACAATGAGAAAACAAGGGAGTGGTTTAATAATTAATATTTCATCTATGGCAGGCAAACGAGCAGGTGCCTTAACTGGACCTGCTTATGTTTCAGCTAAACATGCCTTAAATGCAATGACAGAAAGTTTGATAATTGAAGAAAGAAATAATGGGATTAGAGCAACAGCTATTTGTCCAGGAGAAGTGGCCACCCCTATTCTAGATAAAAGACCAATTCCTGTTAGTGACGAAGATAGAGCAAGAATACTTCAATCTGACGACCTTGGTGAATTAATTTTATATGTTGCAAAACAACCACCGCATGTCACTCTTAATGAAATTTTGATCAATCCAACCTATAATAGGTTTGAAAATTAG
- a CDS encoding sulfatase, which produces MLIDKWWKGDQSVTQSTQRPNIVFIFADDWGRYANAYAKFEGPDSINALIETPNFNRVVDEGAIFTNAHVPVPSCTPCRSSILSGTYFWETGLGAILEGGRWDESIPTYPLILEEKGYHIGYTYKVWSPGIAEDAPHGGYRAKYEPSGNKWREFSIEATKLVPEMGVEAAKEVLYDETRRNFASFLEDVPEGDPFCYWWGPVNTHRVWEKGSGKDLWGLDPDKLKGKMPDFLPDVHEIREDFNDYLGEAQAVDAGIGIILEELDNIGELDNTLIVISGDHGIPGFPRSKANLYDIGTQVTLAARWPQNIQPGKVIHEFVNLMNLAPTFLEAAGETPPDQMVESLLPLMTASTSGESSFGSGYVITGRERHVALSQQDGKPYPSRAIRTQDYLYIRNFAPDRWPSGHPGELIDPNIVDPEKMAELGAFRGMRSSVYHDLDGGPTKEWLLTNRSKPDVKPKFDLCFGKRPAEELYDLKSDPDYLINVAGDPEYSETVKELSSKLLKTLQDRNDPRLEGENCKFEHPPFAGPVEAKWYEERYSQIEDRKRRARANSSKHLKSQ; this is translated from the coding sequence ATATTAATAGATAAGTGGTGGAAAGGGGACCAATCAGTGACGCAATCAACCCAAAGGCCTAATATTGTTTTTATATTTGCGGATGACTGGGGAAGGTATGCAAATGCTTACGCCAAGTTCGAAGGCCCTGATTCTATAAATGCACTTATCGAAACACCTAATTTCAATAGAGTTGTAGATGAAGGCGCTATATTTACCAACGCTCATGTCCCTGTGCCAAGCTGCACTCCATGTAGGAGCTCTATTCTGTCCGGCACATACTTCTGGGAGACAGGATTGGGGGCTATACTGGAGGGTGGTCGTTGGGATGAATCTATACCTACCTACCCGCTAATCCTTGAAGAAAAAGGCTATCACATTGGCTATACGTACAAGGTCTGGTCTCCTGGAATTGCGGAAGACGCACCACATGGGGGCTACCGGGCTAAATACGAACCATCAGGTAACAAATGGCGGGAATTTTCAATTGAAGCTACCAAGCTTGTTCCCGAGATGGGTGTGGAAGCGGCCAAGGAAGTCCTGTATGACGAAACCCGTAGGAACTTTGCTTCATTTCTGGAAGATGTCCCTGAAGGTGATCCGTTCTGCTACTGGTGGGGACCCGTTAATACTCACAGAGTATGGGAAAAAGGATCTGGGAAAGACTTGTGGGGTCTGGATCCGGATAAATTAAAAGGGAAAATGCCGGATTTTCTGCCAGACGTACACGAAATACGGGAAGATTTTAACGATTATCTTGGCGAAGCTCAGGCTGTTGACGCAGGAATCGGAATAATACTCGAAGAATTGGATAACATCGGAGAATTGGACAACACATTGATTGTAATTAGTGGCGACCACGGGATTCCGGGGTTTCCTCGTTCAAAGGCAAATCTCTACGATATTGGAACCCAAGTTACCCTTGCTGCCAGATGGCCCCAAAATATACAGCCAGGAAAAGTGATACACGAATTCGTTAATCTAATGAACCTTGCCCCAACTTTTCTCGAAGCTGCTGGTGAAACTCCTCCTGATCAAATGGTGGAAAGTCTTCTTCCTTTAATGACAGCATCGACCTCAGGTGAATCAAGTTTTGGCTCCGGTTACGTTATTACAGGTAGGGAACGGCACGTTGCGTTGTCTCAACAGGATGGCAAACCCTATCCTTCTAGAGCCATCAGGACTCAAGACTACTTGTATATACGTAATTTCGCTCCTGATAGATGGCCGAGTGGGCATCCGGGAGAATTGATTGATCCGAACATAGTGGACCCAGAGAAAATGGCCGAATTAGGAGCTTTTCGTGGCATGCGCAGTTCAGTTTATCACGACTTAGATGGTGGCCCGACAAAAGAATGGCTCCTAACGAATCGAAGTAAGCCCGACGTGAAACCGAAATTTGACCTTTGCTTTGGAAAGAGGCCTGCAGAAGAGCTATATGATTTGAAATCTGACCCAGACTATTTAATCAATGTGGCAGGAGATCCAGAGTACTCTGAAACTGTGAAAGAGCTTTCATCTAAACTCCTCAAAACGTTACAAGATCGCAATGATCCGAGACTCGAAGGGGAAAATTGTAAATTTGAACATCCCCCTTTTGCAGGACCAGTGGAAGCAAAATGGTATGAAGAACGTTATAGTCAAATTGAGGATAGAAAACGCAGAGCACGTGCTAATTCATCTAAGCATCTCAAATCACAATAA
- a CDS encoding transcriptional repressor has protein sequence MVKLPSYNGIMTNDQTDLTQQCRQLLIDNDIPITRPRILLLEILLQHKGPLRIEDVIKMSEGKLALSSLYRIINFLKSTNLISEFQTPDNTKVIELSNLKDNHHHHVFCQTCGSVEDFELNEVIETSLQKEIQKIESLNNISVLSHSLELLSICNPCQSKI, from the coding sequence ATGGTGAAATTACCTAGTTATAATGGCATCATGACTAATGACCAAACAGATTTAACTCAACAATGTAGACAGTTATTGATAGATAATGACATACCTATAACACGCCCTAGAATCCTTTTATTAGAAATTTTGTTACAGCATAAAGGGCCTTTAAGAATCGAAGATGTAATTAAGATGTCCGAAGGGAAACTTGCCTTGTCATCTTTATATAGAATTATAAATTTTTTAAAAAGTACTAATTTAATTAGTGAATTCCAAACACCGGATAATACTAAAGTTATAGAATTATCAAATTTGAAGGATAACCATCATCACCATGTTTTTTGTCAGACGTGTGGGTCAGTTGAGGATTTTGAATTAAATGAAGTAATAGAAACAAGTTTACAGAAAGAAATACAAAAAATTGAATCTTTAAATAACATTTCAGTTCTGTCACACTCGTTGGAACTTTTAAGTATTTGTAACCCTTGTCAATCTAAAATTTAG
- the tatA gene encoding twin-arginine translocase TatA/TatE family subunit: MPRIGPTELIIILFIILIVFGAGKLPEIGGALGKGIKAFKRGQDEEESPETVAQKEDVTETEKSSESPKP, from the coding sequence TTGCCTAGGATAGGTCCTACAGAATTAATAATTATTCTATTTATAATCTTAATTGTTTTTGGCGCAGGTAAACTGCCTGAGATTGGCGGAGCATTAGGTAAAGGTATAAAAGCTTTTAAAAGAGGCCAAGATGAAGAAGAATCACCAGAAACAGTAGCACAAAAAGAAGACGTTACTGAAACAGAGAAATCATCTGAATCACCTAAACCTTAA